Within the Dermacentor silvarum isolate Dsil-2018 chromosome 8, BIME_Dsil_1.4, whole genome shotgun sequence genome, the region TCAGtgctgatcttgctgatacgaCATCCTTTAGTGACCGCGCTTAGCGACGGGCACGCTCCACATTGTTCACTTCACGATACCGGGCCACTTTGACCGGCTTTTTCACGCCGTCATGTTGGCCTGACTACTGTGCAGCAGGAATGCGGCGCACCGTAATGGTGTTGCGGCTGGACGAAAATTCTTCCGCtggattcacaaacgcctatgaagggtTTCTTATGTGAGAGTAAGTGAGGGGAGGAATCTATAGAAAGAAAAGCGGCTGAAACacgtgagtgacgtcatttcgccAAGGACTGATGTTAGTAtcggcatagagaaagaaattcaacaagaggggacactcggcaaaaactggcaacaggaaacacgtcaccatacgtcacgctatacttttgacaccgaacgttagctgccgcgagcatcgaaaaaaaaagaaagtgaacttaagttaacaggcattgatttatttttttaagaacttgccgcgaaaactaaaacgttttgcgtataaatgaacttaagctttgcgacttattttccttgccttacctagccacaggtcaatgacgcgccagatacatgcgtcatccgccagacactcccccgaagccagcgaggatggctgcgcgcgcgtttgcgcgctcgcgcgcggcgacccgtctgtctccttcttttttttctttttttttttcttttttaactgtaAGCTCCGCCAGACACTTCCCCGAAGCGAGTGGCCGGGGCGGTTGCgggcgcgtttgagcgctcggcCGCGGCGACCCGTCcatctaatttttttttaatgtatcctggtttcttgggctctcggcgtattcttgcgttccttctgcactgggacaagacaccactgcactattggactacggcaaggtgagaaatcttgtttcacagtctacgacgcaattaggcttacggcacgggaccgagacttaagacgcagttagcgaaaaatagctcggccatcctggcgcagttaatttgagttaatgaatcgtgctgagacatgtttccgacgcttcctatgggactattgtaacttatttcggtttttgagccgcacagggcgccgtgtcgcagttagagagaactcagccgtggtgcatgtgtagtctagtgcatcttgctagaagtttgtgccgctttctctgacgccagacattactgaaaaagtaatttcgttactttctggggtacttttgaggcacgctggccgcgcagcgcgctgtgacgcagttagcgataagctgctcggccgtggtgataaagttagtttggcgtgtaatgaatcttagagggacaagtctgtgacgtttttttggctccgcaacaacatataccttccttcggtactcacgcctgttgaaaacgcgatgggcgattgccaagagtgataacattgggtgtgctgctggcgccggcagaacgcgcgaacgacgaacatatccgaaacttgtaattcgaaaattaagtcttctaaagaactgaaaaaagtcattgcacccacgcatttgtcttgagtgcctgttgcgtccgtctgtgtatgtagcgtaccgtcacgtcacccgaggccaagttttggaaacgcgaagtcgctcgtgtatttgtgctgccaaagtgcaggaaataatgcctggaaatgggggaacgcttggaaatcagatgttttcatatatgtttgggatgagtcgggtattttctacgccatgtatctaaaagcgaattgcttttgtttgtaatgccgcccattcaccgctttcgcacgtttcgcctctacacgcagtattcctatgtctaaataccaaaatcaCTCATggttgtaacatgctgttacgtgcttgaaaatgtcacatgcttgtaatttactttttttttcagctggtgccgtccggtggagcttcatacaggaactactgccttacctgctggtgtcacaacgttggatgaacgcacaaaaagcgcggaacgagcttttatatagagcaaaataaatatttcctcattgcacaaaaggtcttgcgtctactttgtgaaattgcatgtaccacagattcgatgggactttacgagatcgttcgcaatcatttttactaaataataaaccgattctgcacgaagagcaaaaaaaaaagggggggggggggtgcagccggcgtgctagcttacattcaaaatacgcgcgcccaaaaccgaaaccggaagcgatgtaagtgatcgacaccgaccgcttggcacactgcagtcaattcggccgctgggccctatgggagtgtcccctcttgttgaattcctttctctatggtatcGGGTTTAGAATATGCATCTTCGGCCAATCTTATAGTAAGGCGATCGCTGTGGTCTGCTGTCGCAATATTTCCTCGTCTGCTTTTAGCATTGGCTGTTGCCTGTACTGGCTTTGTTTATGCAAGGCAAAAACGTAGTGGTGCCTTTATGGGCGTTACGCTGCGCTTGTTTTTATCAAAAACGAAGTGGCTCCAGTTACACGTTTCTTTGTCGTTATAAACataagcgtgtgtgtgtgtgtgtttgtgagcgtgtgtgtgtgtgcgtgcgcgtgcgtacgtctgtgtgtgtgtttggacgCGTGCGGCAATTATTAGCTTAGTTCGTGAGTTGCATTTTATTTCACATCATCACAATGGTGGTACGTcattttatacgcaatttcttttttttacttcatcGAATTGACGTCCCACGTCATATCATAGACAGAATTGCCATCCGTCGCACGCATACGTTGGTTCACACTGTAGGCCACATAATGAGCAACGccgtgggcacagacactacgtcGCTTCAACTTTGTGATCAATTAAAACTATGAGCTCTATAATAGGCATAGCACAGCAGACGACAGCAATTTGTGCAACAGAAACAGGTTTTGATAACTAGAAACGTTTAGgcgttttttcattgtttcatctcGCATGAAAANNNNNNNNNNNNNNNNNNNNNNNNNNNNNNNNNNNNNNNNNNNNNNNNNNNNNNNNNNNNNNNNNNNNNNNNNNNNNNNNNNNNNNNNNNNNNNNNNNNNGCTGAGGTACGTGTTAATTCTCTGAGTTCGGCCTGAACTTCTGTTTCTGTAATGGGTTGGTCAAGGAGGTCGTTAGCGTTGCCTGCATAGTCGGGGTGTGTTACAGGAGGGTATGTGGGGAAGTACTGATTTCGAAGTTCTTGGAGGAATTCCGGTGGAGGTGTATCGGAAGTATGTATGAGTTTGGTGAGGTTGTGTCTTTGTGTGGTCTTAGATTGAGTGGAGTCTAACAAGTGCCTAAAGAGGTTCCAGGTCTGAGGCAGACTCATATTGCCATCTAGCTCATTGCATAGCGATTCCCAGTTGTGTCGTGAAAGAGTCTTCGCGTGCGTCTCTATCTCTTTGTTGAGACGGGCGAGGCGGCGTCTAAGTGTTCGGTTCCAGCGCTGCCTTTGCCAGCGTCGTTCAAGGCCTGCTTTAGCTTCCCATAAATGCAGGAGGCGGGAGTCAACTGTGTCGCTTGGGCAGTCCTGTCGTAGGCGACGAGTTACGGATCGGCCATGGCTTTCTAATTGTTTAGACCAGTCGGTGATGTCCGTGATGAGGATGACGGTGCGGGCTGCTTTACATGATCGGAAAGAGTCCCACTTTGTGAAAGTGGAGCCTCTGGGAGGTCTGCGGGGTAGTTGAGCatttaagagaatttcgatgaTGGATATGATCACTACCTAGATTCTCTTGTGTGTTGCACCATGTGGCGTGAGGGAGGCGATGTGCGAATATAAGGTCTGGTGTAGTGTCTTTACAGACACTGTTTTCCGTGCGTGTAGGAGAGGTAGGATCGGTAAGAGGGGAGAGACCGGTCGGttgcgctgctaaccacaccCGACATCATTTCGGTGTGTCGTGCTGGCAACCCCAGGCCGTATGCGGGGCCTTAAAGTCCCCTACGACGAGTAAGGGGCACTTGTTTGCTATGCACTTCGCAAGAGTAAAAAGGCATTCGAAGTTGCTTTGTAGGAATTTAGGGTGGCTATATACATTTAGGACGAATAGACTATTCGCTCGAGCATGCTGTGGCACAAGCTCAATTAGAATAGAAGGTGATCAATGTCTTGAATCGCTAGGGAATTAAAAATGGTGGTGATTGAGCGGCTAACTAGAAACGCTACCCGAGTGGGCGGGGGGATGGGGGCAGAATAGGACTATAGCCGGGGAGGGTGAATGGGTTGGAGGGCTCCTGAAGGGCAAGGATGTCGGGTCCCGTAGCGCAGGACAGCAGTTGGTGGACCACATGACGCTTCTGGCCAaagccccggcagttccactgccagagtgTAAGAGAGTGTAAGATCATGGTTTGAAGCTGGCATCATGATAGTCGATTGGGGGGTTGGGAGTCGTgataacgggggggggggggggggaagtggtGAGCAGTGGTAGGGATAGGGTTGTCCTGTCCTTCGGCTGCATTAGGCTTCTTACGTCTACTTGGGGTGGAGTCCAGCTTTGTGAGGCGGGTTGCGTAATAATTGAGCCGGGACTCAAGATCACTATAGCGGTCAGAAAACGCTTGGGTTAGCACGTCGAATCGGTGATTAAGAGCAGCATTGTCTTGTGTTGTGTGAATAACCGCGTCTTTGAGGTTCATGTGAGTGAtagcgtcctgcaattttgccTCAAAGCGAGCAGCAAAGGACTCAAGCAGGGTTGGAATGTCGTCTATAGTGAGATGTGGGTGGAGGGAGATGGCGTTGTGCATGGAGTTGAATTTGTAGAGGGTTGCGTGTCAGCCTCCATTGCTAGCGAATCAGGAGAGCAAGTAGGGTTGGAGTGGCTGGCCAAGGTATGGTCGTTGGGTGGGGTAAGGAGAGGAGGTTGAGGTGCGGTTGGAGCGGGGGTAGGTGAAATGGCAGATCCAGTGTCAAGAGCACTTACCTGGGCTTCCAGTTTGGTGATGCATTGCCGAAGAGCGGCGGCTTCTGCTCAGGCTGATGTAGCTTCTGCTGTGGCCGCCGCTGCCTCGTCCTGGGATTTGGCCAGGGCGTGTTGTAAACTGGGATTCACTGTCATGGATGTCGTGTGCTTGTGAGAAGAAAGGGGCGTGTTCCAGGCTTGTTTCAATGGCTCTGTCCAGGCTTTACTTGTGTTGGTTGGGCTGGGTGGGTCCGGATGACAATTGGGAAAAAATGTCCCGGGGTGGGGCCGATTCCTCCTGCTGCGTTTCTGGGTGGCTTGGCTGTTTCCGTGGCTGGTGAAGGTTTCGTCCCTTGCATGATCCCGTGCCGGTAAGGTGAGGGCCCTCACACAGAATGCACTTGGGCGTACTAGGGAGGTGTTGTTGCGAATGCTGTGTTCCACAGCGGGGGCTAATATTGGTCTTGGGGCTTGGGCATACGTCGTGACGGTGACCCGGCTGTCTGCAATTGGTAAAGGCATCCGGACTGCCACGGTATAGGGTGCAGCGGTGGATGGCTCTCATGTACTTGATGGAGTGTGGGACTGAGTTTGCGTCGAAGGTGATTAGGATGGAGTGCGTCTTTCCCATGCGTCGGGCTGCTAGTATGGTGTACTCCGGATTTCTTCTGTCTTGGTAAAGTTGCGTTGGGGTCTCGTCGTCATAGGCATTAGTTATGACTCCTTTGGTAGCCCCCGGTGGGGGTGCCACGTAAGCCGTGCAAGGGTAGGTTTGGTCTCCAATTGCGAGGGAGGTTAGCGTCTTGAGAGTTTCGGCTGTTGGTAAGTGTGTTGTTGCCATGGTGAAAGTATTGTTGGTCGGGTGGGTGTGCAGACAGAAGTCGTCCGGAAGACTGATTCGGAGCTGGGTCTGCACTGCCTTCGTAAGTCGAGGTGTTGGGACGTCTAGAAGTCGTAGTTCACCTCGCGGgcgaacgaccactcgaatagcgTTGGGTGGGGATGGTGGCAGCTGCTTGCTACGCTGCATTGTGAGGCGCGTCTCCTTGGTCGCAGGTGCTAGGCGGGCTGGCGTCTTGCCGCTGCGGGTGGCGGCTGCTGCGTCGTGCGCCGCGTTCCTGGCGTTCGTGGTTAGCTGCCTCAGAGGTAGCGTTGTCGGAGTGGTGAGGTGGTTTCGGCGAACTGGCTGGTCGGGAGGCGTAGGATTTATACAGCACTGGTGTCCAATCGTCTGACTGGAGCTCTTGTGCGGTTATGGTGTGGCCTTCAACCGTTACTTCCATCATAATGGCTGGCGTCGCCGGCGATGTCGGCGGAGAGGTAGAGTTTGGGTGAGGCTTAACTGGGCAGCTGAGCGTCTCGGTCCGATAATCGTTCTCAGCACAAAAAAGGTCACATTGCGCCCTGAATGGGCGGTTTCCCTCTCTTCCTTAGGCACTTATGTCGCTTCTCAAGCAgttcccacttacccctccccgttggcgctgagccgtgctccttcaagggctgcagaagatagcgtcaacctttccctttccctcaagaaccacttatcaagcAGATTAGTGGCCGTAGGAGAGATTGGATAGGCGCAGCACGTACCGTTTGCCGCAGCCAACGTCGCAGGCATCCGCTCGCGTTGGCCCCTACGCGGCGTCTCTCCACCTCGCAGAGctcgagcgtacgaacgcgccagctgtggatgaaggcGACGACACTCggacgcaatcatatggttcacataaatgcatgttctgcaagggTTACTGTATAGATGCCTTGCACCTACGTCACGGCCGGGAATTCTGGGATACCTGTTTACCATGTTGGAGGACCACCGGGCGTGACTGCAATCGCTCTCGTTAGCCATGGTACTATGCGCTGTATTTGGGTGCTCGAACCGCAGCAAAACGAAGAAGAGACGGCAGTCGGCGAACACAAATCTATTTCGCTTGCCAAAGGTCGTGCACAATCAGTGCGACCGCACGAGAACACTCAGTGCGAAGCGGCGCAGTGTGTGGCTGGCACGTATCAGACGCGCCGATCTCGACACCAACCGTGCCGATATCCGAGTCTGCGGCGCTCATTTCGTGTCAGGTAAGCTTGAAAgccctttttttgtgtgtgtgatgatTGAAATACGGGGACAAGACGAAACAACCGCGCAAATTGCATTTGTAGGCAGGCCATCAAAGCTGTGGGAGGAGACGAATCCCGATTGGGCACCGTCGCTTCTGCTCGGATACGGCTTGCTTCATGCAGACCCTGCGCGCTACGACCGCGCGAAAAGACGGCGCTTGCAGAAAGATGAAGCTGATGCGGCGTCAGCGGCAGTGTCGGCGGCAATCGCAGAGTCGATCGGCACCGATACCGGCGACGCAGTGGAAGGCCAGCCACCACCGGGAGACGAAGACGAAAGCGGTACCGAAGAAAATGCGCCTGGTTTGTAACTTTCTGCAAATTTCGTGAACAACTTTGTTAAGGAGCCCACTGTGCATGTCAGCGTGGTACAATGTGTTTGCAATGAGTCATTTGCTTAAAATgtgtcatgatttttttttcgcaggagTCGCTGCGCAGACGGAGCTAACCTCGGTGGGCCTCCAAGCTTTGGAAACGGAGTGTCTCGCGCTCAACGAGGCCCTTTACGCTGCCCGGAGCGAAAACGAGCAGCTGCAGCTGTCAAAAGCAGCATTTCAAGGTTGTGAGGCAAAAGTAATTTTTTACACAGGAATGCCGAAGTTCACACAGTTAAACAGCTTGTTTGAAGTTCTTGAATCCCATGTGTCACACAATGTAAATAATTCATTGTAAAAGTTTCAAGAGTTCATTTTGTTTTTGATGAAGTTGAAGCTGAATCTGCACAATGTTGACTTGGGCTTCAGATTTGGGGTGTCTGAAGCTACAGTGTGTAGAATATTTGATAAGTGGCTGCACTGTGCATACTGTCGACTTAAGACCCAAATTGTGTGGCCAGATCGAACAGCACTGCGTCGTACAATGCCACAAGCGTTTTACGATGCATTTGGTGATGATGTGTCAGTCATCATTGATTGTTTTGAACTAAAGATAGAGCGGCCATCGTCATTCCTGCCAAGAAGTGAAACTTGGTCCCAGTATAAAGGCAGCAATACGGCCAAGTTCCTAATCGGCATTGCTCCTACAGGTGTTGTCACCTTTATATCTGAGGGCTGGGGAGGGAGGACTACCGACAGACACATCACTGAGCACTGCGGTCTGTTGGACTACTTGCTGCCTGGTGATGTGGTGCTTGCTGATCGAGGATTTAACATATCAGAAAGTGTTGGATTTTACTGCGCAAGGCTCCACATTCCAGCTTTTACCAGAGGTAAAAAACAGCTTTCAGCTGAAGAGGTAGAAAGCACAAGAAAGTTAGCCAATGTGCGCATCCATGTTGAGAGGGTTATTGGCCTAATCAGAAATAAATTTGTCATTCTGAAGTCTACATTGCACATTGACTATGTTACCTGCTGACCTGGAGACGAATTAGCACCAATAGATAAAATTGTCACGGTGTGCTGCGCCCTTTCGAATCTTTGTCCTTCTATAGTTGCAGAATTAAAGGACGCTAATGAGAGTCCTTAAAGGTTTTTACCGCAGTGCATGCATGCTATCAGAGCCGTAGTGTTTAATATTGTACACTAGCGAGAAGACCGACACTGCTGCCACCGAGAAATGAGCAATGGCAGCTGAACCACCATGAGAATCATGGGTAGCAGATAAGCTTGCTGTTCTTCTGGCTGTAAACGTTGCTGCGGCTTTGCAAATTGGTTCTTAGAAAGCAAATATGTGATTGCATTCATTACAGGAAGCAAGAATATGTCAACAAATCAAAGCATCATACCAAAAAGTAAAATGAAAGCAAAAAAATTTAGAAACTTGTATGGCAGGGCAAGGGTTGTCATCAGTACATTTTTTGGGAGTATTTTTGGGGGGAACAATTGGCACTCCTGTGTTGACTCACCTTGTGTGAAGGCTGCTTCATTCCTCTTTGTTTTGTAATTTTTGTCATGCACTGTGCCTTAGCTCCATATAGCTGCTGGTCTTCTGTAGCCTTCTATGCAATGATATGTTTCTTGCTTTTGCTAGAGGTTGCAGCGGAACAAGTATAACAAATAGCATTGCTTGCATACCTTTTCCTGTGTAATAAACTGGGCAACTCTAGATTTTATTTTGGTTTTACTGTTGCTGCTTATAACTGACTTATAGCTATGGCTGAATAGTATATCACACCAGGCAAATATGCAAGAACATTGTCTCACATCCCACAGGGCTCCATCTTGGTTCCgctattatttttaatttatattaatgatattttTGCCGGAATTTCCTCTTCTATACGGTTGTTTACGGATGACTGTTGTGTACAAAAATTCAGAACGACTTGTCACTTATTCATGACTGGTGTACTAAATGGAAAATGAATTTGAACATAGCACAGTGTGTACATCTCTTTTACTAAAAAGAAGAAACCAGTCAAGGTACCATCTGAACAATGTACTATTCAAGCAAGGTGGTACGTATAAGTATCTAGGTGTGCTACTGTCATCTGAATGCTCGTGAAAACCTCAGGTAAACATTATCATAGCCAAAGCTGGTAAAGCTTCGAATTTCATTCAACGAAAGCTGTGATGTTCGCATGCGAATTTACTATATACTACTTGTAACCTTCATTGCTGCTCTAGAACAAATACAAAACCTTGCTGCCAGGTTCATCTTGGGGCGGTACGGAAAGAGAGCTGCACTGCAATGAAGGCTGAGCTAGGATGGGAATCTCTGGCCGCTGCAATAAACTGAGATTTAAATTTTTATATTCGATTAAATATAATAAAACTGGAATTAATAGGGAAATTTAGCTATACGGAAACCTCATTACATTTCAAAGCCTACTAATCATAGTTGCAAAATCCTGGAGTACCCTGCCAATACGAACATGTGTGCCAACTCACTTTTTGTTCGAACAATTAAACAGTGGAATAAACTGACTGAAAAACAAGTGCATTGTGTGAACGAAGATGTATTTTATTCCATGTTGTAACTACCCCTGCTGTAACGCCTTTGGGCGCTGCGGGGTAATTGatgaataaataataaagaaattgtgCTTTGTTCTGTACTGTCACGTTTTCCACAGTGATAGTTATGACACACCCGTTATTCTTTT harbors:
- the LOC125947731 gene encoding uncharacterized protein LOC125947731, which codes for MVLCAVFGCSNRSKTKKRRQSANTNLFRLPKVVHNQCDRTRTLSAKRRSVWLARIRRADLDTNRADIRVCGAHFVSGRPSKLWEETNPDWAPSLLLGYGLLHADPARYDRAKRRRLQKDEADAASAAVSAAIAESIGTDTGDAVEGQPPPGDEDESGTEENAPGVAAQTELTSVGLQALETECLALNEALYAARSENEQLQLSKAAFQGYA